A single window of Nicotiana sylvestris chromosome 5, ASM39365v2, whole genome shotgun sequence DNA harbors:
- the LOC138869700 gene encoding uncharacterized protein, with amino-acid sequence MVQVSRIWHERLPFALLGYHTTVRTSVGATPYLLVYGIEAVVPTEIEIPSLRIVAEVEIEDDEWVKTRLEQLSLIDEKRLAAVCHGQLYQKRMARAYNKKGQKISFVSEKSSVRKASARQAWQCPPVEQGRTTQVSKENGVSPAIRHPPRE; translated from the exons atggtgcaagTTTCCAGGATATGGCATGAAAGGTtgccctttgcattgttgggttatcacactactgttcgcacttcagtaggtgcgactccttatttgttggtatatggcattgAAGCAGTGGTACCCACGgaaattgaaattccatcccttcggattgttgctgaagtcGAAATTgaggatgatgagtgggtcaaaacccgtttggagcaattgagtttgattgatgagaaaagattggcagcagtgtgtcatggccagttgtatcaaaagagaatggcaagagcatataacaagaag gggcagaaaatttcgtttgtttcggagaaatccTCCGTGAGGAAAGCAAGTGCCAGACAGGCTTGGCA gtgcccacctgtagaacaagggagaacaactcaagtttcaaaggaaaacgGTGTGAGtccggcaatcaggcacccacctagagaataa
- the LOC104213242 gene encoding uncharacterized protein, protein MKSAVFLSPKIVLEPGSVSNKFYHNIDFPKGHIAIKNFDAEVVDEVGNSVPLHETYLHHWVVVRYYQRKGVEVAKYHDNLGFHQSDFIVKRNSGICNGGLTQYFGLGSETRKTITYVPDPYGIEVGNPVEVPPGYEQGWLLNVHAIDTRGAEDRLGCTECRCDLYNVTKDEYDRNIVPDYVGGLRCCCSLLLDGNGGGCLHDRRRVVWVEDKVKQMQKGWSPWLS, encoded by the coding sequence ATGAAATCTGCTGTCTTTTTATCACCAAAGATTGTGCTGGAACCTGGATCAGTCTCTAACAAGTTTTACCACAACATCGACTTCCCAAAAGGCCACATTGCTATCAAAAATTTTGATGCTGAAGTAGTTGATGAGGTAGGGAATTCTGTACCCCTTCATGAGACATATCTTCATCACTGGGTTGTTGTAAGATATTATCAACGAAAAGGTGTGGAAGTGGCAAAGTACCACGACAATCTGGGGTTCCACCAATCAGATTTTATTGTTAAGAGAAACTCAGGGATATGCAATGGGGGTCTTACTcaatattttggacttgggtcagAGACCCGAAAGACAATAACGTATGTTCCAGATCCTTATGGTATAGAGGTCGGCAATCCAGTTGAAGTACCTCCGGGATACGAGCAGGGATGGTTGCTCAATGTACATGCAATTGATACACGAGGTGCCGAAGATAGATTGGGATGCACTGAGTGCAGATGTGATCTTTATAACGTTACCAAGGACGAGTATGACCGAAATATAGTGCCAGATTATGTCGGAGGCTTGAGATGTTGCTGCTCGCTGCTTCTTGACGGAAATGGAGGTGGTTGTTTGCATGATCGTCGGCGGGTGGTTTGGGTGGAAGATAAGGTGAAGCAGATGCAGAAAGGGTGGTCGCCGTGGTTGAGCTag
- the LOC104228979 gene encoding DELLA protein GAI-like, with translation MKRDRDREKSQDGSSSSKSKFFEEEQPDAGMDELLAVLGYKVKSSDLAEVAQQLEQLEMAMCTTLGDGISHLSTDTVHKNPSDLSGWVQSMLSELNNTSIPSNFDMIGSIGEKDLCVSPGGGASSNSITINEQNRIISDDDLRAIPGGAVFATESNKRQRSCVPLTADATTRPVVLVDSQETGVRLVHTLMACAEAVQQENLNVAYALVRHIGILAVSQSGAMRKVATYFAEALARRIYKIYPQDSIESSYTDVLQMHFYETCPYLKFAHFTANQAILEAFTNCNKVHVIDFSLKQGMQWPALIQALALRPGGPPAFRLTGIGPPQPDNTDALQQVGWKLAQLAETIGVEFEFRGFLTNSLADLDAEILDLRSSTETEVVAVNSVFELHRLLARPGAVEKVLNSIKQMNPKIVTIVEQEANHNASVFLDRFNEALHYYSTMFDSLESSVSTSSTGLTQPIVNNQDLVMSEVYLGRQICNVVACEGVDRVERHETLSQWRVRMNSAGFDPVHLGSNAFKQASMLLALFAGGDGYRVEENDGCLMLGWHTRPLIATSAWRLKAAGDTKL, from the coding sequence ATGAAGAGAGATCGTGATAGAGAAAAATCCCAAGATGGTTCTTCTTCTAGTAAATCCaagttttttgaagaagaacaacCAGATGCTGGAATGGATGAGCTTTTAGCTGTTTTAGGTTATAAAGTTAAATCTTCAGATCTGGCTGAAGTTGCACAACAACTTGAACAACTTGAGATGGCTATGTGTACAACATTAGGAGATGGAATTTCTCATCTTTCTACTGATACAGTTCATAAGAATCCTTCTGATCTTTCTGGTTGGGTACAAAGCATGTTATCTGAGCTCAACAACACTTCAATTCCCTCTAATTTCGACATGATTGGTAGTATTGGAGAAAAAGATTTATGTGTATCTCCAGGTGGTGGTGCATCTTCTAATAGTATTACCATTAATGAGCAAAACAGAATTATTTCTGATGATGATTTGAGAGCAATTCCAGGGGGAGCTGTGTTTgcaacagaaagtaataaaagacAGAGATCTTGTGTACCACTAACAGCAGATGCAACAACAAGGCCAGTTGTACTTGTAGATTCACAAGAAACTGGTGTTCGACTTGTGCACACATTAATGGCGTGTGCTGAAGCAGTTCAACAAGAGAATCTTAATGTAGCTTATGCGCTTGTTAGACACATTGGAATTCTTGCTGTTTCACAATCTGGTGCTATGAGAAAAGTTGCTACTTATTTCGCTGAAGCATTAGCTCGACGAATTTACAAAATTTACCCACAAGATTCAATTGAATCATCTTATACTGATGTGTTACAGATGCACTTTTACGAAACATGTCCATATCTCAAATTTGCTCATTTTACTGCAAATCAAGCAATTCTTGAAGCTTTTACAAATTGCAATAAAGTCCATGTGATTGATTTCAGTTTAAAACAAGGGATGCAATGGCCAGCACTTATTCAAGCTTTAGCTTTACGTCCAGGTGGACCACCAGCATTTAGGCTTACTGGAATTGGACCTCCACAGCCTGATAATACTGACGCTTTGCAACAAGTTGGGTGGAAGTTAGCGCAATTAGCTGAAACTATCGGGGTCGAATTTGAATTTCGAGGATTTCTAACAAACTCATTAGCTGATCTTGATGCTGAGATTCTTGATTTAAGGTCAAGTACTGAAACAGAAGTGGTGGCTGTTAATTCAGTTTTTGAGCTACACAGATTATTAGCAAGACCTGGGGCTGTAGAAAAAGTGTTGAATTCGATCAAACAAATGAACCCGAAAATCGTGACGATTGTTGAACAAGAAGCGAATCATAACGCTAGTGTTTTTTTGGACAGGTTTAACGAGGCATTACATTATTATTCAACAATGTTTGATTCGTTAGAGAGTTCAGTATCAACATCGTCTACTGGGTTGACTCAGCCGATTGTTAACAATCAAGATTTGGTTATGTCTGAGGTGTATTTAGGGAGACAGATTTGTAACGTGGTGGCTTGTGAAGGTGTGGACCGAGTTGAGCGGCATGAGACACTGAGTCAGTGGCGAGTTAGGATGAACTCGGCCGGGTTCGATCCGGTTCATCTCGGTTCGAATGCGTTTAAGCAGGCTAGTATGCTGTTGGCGTTGTTTGCGGGTGGCGATGGTTACAGAGTTGAAGAGAACGATGGGTGTTTAATGTTGGGTTGGCATACTCGGCCACTCATCGCCACCTCCGCGTGGCGGCTCAAGGCGGCCGGCGATACCAAGTTGTAG